The genomic segment attttggtttttatattttaaattatatttatgtggattttaaaaaagtatttgatttgaaaaaaatattaaatttatatttttttagtatattttaataattttaatataataatgtaaaaataaaataaaaatcctaaataaaattaaataataattttaaaaaatatcatataaaacaCATAATAAATCAAGCATATAACAATATAACAAAATGTACAATAAAATAATGGAAATTTTGTGGTTTGATTGTCACCATTAAAGAATTTGTTGTGAAactagttgatttttaaaaagtttttttattttaaaatatttcaaaataatttatttttaatattaacacatcaaaattaaaattaaattctttttaaaaaatctttttaaacacaaaaagatttcataaaattatttttgggcGGGGGGAGGGGAAGGCTATCTAATTTTTGAATTCCAAAATGTCATCACGGGAACTGAACTGGCGAgaggataataataattaaaaaaaaagtgatgttgTCCCTTTCGGCTTTTCAGTTTTCACCAAAAGGCGTAAttgaagctagctagctagctagctatcaTAATTCCTTGCAGAAACTCCAAAAGTTTCCTGTCACAAATTATTAACCCATGATcaataaagtataaataaaatcacCCTTGAAAATTATACATTTCCTCAAGACCATCCTTTTGCCCCCACCAGCATAACTATACAATTCCCCCGCCTCACTTTGCAAATTCTGGATTCGTCCCCgtgtatatataataaataaagtattaagtatttgttaattCTCCACTTTACAGCAAAAGCAAAGCAAAGGGAAGCAAAAGAGGTGAGGGAGGGGGGGTATTCATAAGATAAGCGTCGGCAATCTTTATTGGATTGTAGTGGGAAACCGTTTGTCTGTATATGAAGTGGTAGGGAATGGATCAAATCAAGGGGTGATTAGTGGGGGTAGGGGGGTGCGCAGGATAAGCTGCGTTGAGCAGGCAGGAAGGCAAACCAAGGTCTCAAACGTGGCCACTCACTCCCACTACTATATCACTAATATCTAGTTGGCACCACCACAATTCCATCCTCATCCCAGATGCTAACACCGCTACAGCCTCAACTTGTTGAATTATGAAACACTACTACTGCCTATAGAAGCCTGCTCTTCCAACTTCCCAACTGGGCTCTGCTAAGCTTGCTAATTTATTACTACTTTCTTCTTATATATAGTACATTCTTGGTATCTTTTTAGTAATTAATTTGGATAGCGAAGGGGGATTGAGGGATATACATATTAATCGTTTGGTAATGATGGCGGCACATTTACTGAGGAGGAGCTGGGGTAGCACTATCAGTTTGTTGATAGTGATTTTATTGCTATCCTGCAGCTCCCAAATGACATCCGCAGAAGCAGCACCTGCTTCACGTAAAAGCAGCAGCATATCCATGTCTCAGCACAAAATGTTGGATGCTCACCAGCATTTGAAGCGCCTGAACAAGCCTCCTCTTAAAACCATCAAGGTCAGCTCCTCGTCCTACctgattatcttttttttacttctttctcATCTCTAATCAATTCCCTCAATCCCTTACTTTCTGCTGGTTGCTATTAATCTATTATTGTCTCTACCCTTTTCAAGTTGTTGGTCTTCATCATCCATTCGTTCAACTACTCttgtaataattattgcaaATCGTGTACTGTATAACAGAGCCCGGATGGAGATATCATCGACTGCGTCCATATTGCTCACCAACCGGCTTTTGATCATCCTCTGCTCAAGAACCATACAATTCAGGTAAGTCCACTGttaattgtgtgtgtgtgtgtgtaacagCTAGCTAGCTACATATTTTATCTAGGTTGTTAATTAGCGTCCTGTGACTGGTTGCAGACGAGACCAAATTTCCACCCAGAAGGGACTAAGTTCGAGGAAAGCAAAAGGGTGTCTGCACAGAAAGCAACATCATCAAAACCAATAACCCAGTTGTGGCACTTGAAAGGAAGGTGTCCTGAAGGAACTATTCCCATAAGGCGAACTAAAAAAGAAGATGTATTAAGGGCAAGCTCTGTCGAAAGGTTTGGCAAGAAGAAGCCCACTAAAATTCCTCATCAACCCAGGTCTGCACAACCTGACCTCATTACTCAAACTGGCCACCAGGTACGTACTTCAAAGTTATACTCATAgtacttaattaataattattagttaatCTTGTCTCATTTAATTCAGTAGCTAACTAGCTAGCATTTAAGCGAACGCATAGATAGTGAAGGAAATTAAAGAaacttaattagttttattattaatttcagctATAGCTTCAAGTATCTTGGTTGGttctataattaatttgttctgacagataatatttgtttttcttgcttGGAGTCTTTATTAGCATGCGATAGTATATGTGGAAGGAGATAAGTATTATGGAGCTAAGGCCACCATTAACGTTTGGGAGCCCAAAACACAACAGCCTAATGAATTCAGCTTGTCTCAAATCTGGATCCTTGGAGGTACTTTTGGTCAAGATCTTAACAGCATTGAAGCTGGATGGCAGGTAATTGTGTTatcttaagttaattaattttctttttaaaaaatcatacatTATTATTACCATCAATATGTACATATTATCTTGCTTGGTCTTTAATTATACCTCTGTAAATAACAGGTTAGTCCAGATCTATATGGAGATAACAGAACAAGACTCTTCACATATTGGACTGTAAGTACTACTAACTAATGAATTTGTCTTCGTTAATTTTAAGtattatttcttgttttcatGATCAGTACCTTCAtttattaaacattaataatggGTTGGCCAGACTGTTAATTACTTATAATGGAGCaattaatattgattaattGTCTTGTGACAGAGTGACGCCTATCAAGCCACAGGTTGCTACAATCTGCTGTGCACAGGCTTTATTCAAATCAACAATGAAATAGCGATGGGGGCAAGCATCTTTCCTGTTTCTGGCTACCGTGGCTCCCAGTATGATATCAGCCTTCTTGTTTGGAAGGTAGACGAGTATAATTTAAGAAACATGTAAATTGATCTACCTGcatttgtgttttgaaaaattaaataaacgaAACGCAGAGAATCTCTGACATATAAATGGCGCAATGCATGTCTTTATCCTATCATGCATGCATCTTATGTTgctgttttcttaaaaaatatttgagaccAGACTGTACCTGCACGTGAGTTGGCACATTCAGTGATGTTGTCTGTGTTGTCTGTAGGACCCGAAAGAGGGAAACTGGTGGATTCAATTTGGGAATGACTACGTGCTAGGATACTGGCCAGGCTTCCTCTTTTCCTACTTGACAGACAGCGCAACGATGATAGAGTGGGGAGGTGAGATTGTAAACTCAGAATCAGATGAGCAACACACAACAACTGAAATGGGGAGCGGGCATTTCCCTGAAGAAGGGTTTGGAAAAGCTGGCTACTTCAGGAATATTCAAATTGTTGACGGATCCAATAGTCTCAGGGATCCTAAAGGGCTCGGCACTTTTACCGAGCAATCCAGTTGCTATGATGTCCAGAACGGCAGGAGTGGTGATTGGGGCACCTACTTTTTCTATGGTGGTCCTGGAAGAAACCCCAATTGCCCATGATCGACGATGATGATCCCCTCATCcatcccttttttctttttacttcgTGTCTCTGTATTAGTACGAGTAAATTGTACAATATCATTTCTTATTCTTTAGGCTAGGGAGCTAAGGTGTACGTGAGCCTTTCTTTCCTTCTGCATGTGCGGTGTGCTGGCTAGCTGGTTTTCACTCCCTCCCGATATTCCTTATTTAAGCTGTGGTATGAGgtagaagaaagagaagagtgaTCAGTTTCTTAAACTCAAGAAATTGGATTATCATTTCTGTCAATCAACTTCTTTACTTATATTATGCTGTAATTGACTGCTTTCTCCATTAAATTCTTTGGAGtgcaaatatataatttattactcCTCGTCTTTTGTGGTGTCCATCTAGATTCAAACTGGAAAGTGGGCCTGTACGATGATGCTGTGGGACTCTttgtgaaatatatttaaattttcaattgaattcttcctcaaaatcatttcaaattcaaattctctAATTTTAGTGCGTTGCTTTTTTCAATTGACAATTCAAATTCTCCCATGGTTTTTGTAGTGGTTGCATTTTTGTGATTATATAAAAGAGCATGCTTTCTTTTTAGTGATGGGAGTACGGGTGATGGAGAGGATTTCAAGTGATTACATTCGAGCAATGctcacttttttgttttttttacttggatgAATTGTATTACTAAAACATAATTGTGGAGAAAATTAATCATGCATAAACAATAAATCTTCATCTAGGAGGACTGATAAATTTATTAGAACTTCTTTATTGTAAATTTGGCAGCTACATCATCTATTAAATTTGGCTTCAAGGATTATTAAATTTGGCTTCAAGGAtttataatgtatttataaatcatgtaattttattatgatattttaaactgtgttatagttaaaataatatatatagaattagtGAAAAATACTGAGGAACTAATGTGGAGTCTcagaaaaattttataataagtgTTGGGCTCGagcctattaaaaataaaaaataaatccaggCATGTTGCTTGGACCCACACATATTAGGCTCGAGGCGTACACCCGAGTCTAAGGGGATGCTGGGTAGCACGTCTAGATGTACATGTGGCCATCCCAGAATGGGCTCAAGCATGTTGCTCGAGCCAATGCACCTGGCCAATCATGAGCTTGGGCTACCATGCCCGAGTTAATTTTCCTTGCCCCCTAGCTATATATGGGGCTCGGGTTTGATAACCCGAGTCCAATGTGTGTTTTTTGGGTCTATTTTAGAGGATTTTTCGGGtctatttagggtttttttgagtttattttatttgaatctatCGATGgctaataattttctttctcctcctttatatatatttatattgtattgaattaaaaaaaatataaatgttgtaGGTGtatctaaaaatacatataataccaaagtatatatatttaagGTTGACACTCTGTTCATCATTCATGTGGTATTCATTTAAGTTCCAGCTGAATTCTCGTCcttattaataaaaagtaaatgaatAGCAGATTAATGTATTTGTCCAATCCTAAGCTTGAGATGTATATATTGTTAATGGTCAATCAAGCATTGCTGGTTGACAAATTTAGCTTTAAATATTACACGAATGATGTCAATGTTCTCATCAATTTGCCAGTAGTTATTTAATGCAAGTGCTTACGATGATGTTGAGATCCGATGGACTGGAAgagtgcttcttcttcttcttcttcttcttcttgttttttgggAGATCTCATCATGTATGTGTAATTGTGTATATGTTCAGATGGCCATGTCGTCATTGTTATAGCATTAAAGTTAAATAGAGataaaagagagggagagagtcttttccataattaaaaatagataaatacgTCATTGATAAGTGGATTAAGAGTGAGTTTACTCATTTTAACCATAATAATTGATAGATTTTgccaaaataaaatgtaaatgtTAACGAAGAACAAAGCTATTCTGAAAACATGGTTACTTTATTGATCACCATAAGTGTTATTTGAACAACTTGTTAAAAGCAACAAAAGCAAACAAACAGCAGCAAAATCTGCTGTTGTTTGTTACATCATAGAAAAGAAGATTATGACAAATCCTAACAAACTCTGAAAACTTCAATCCAGCATGAGTTTTATTTAACTCTAAATTCTTCGCATCTTCCACATTAGCAGGTTCTGAGACATTAATTCAACACTCCTCTTTGGCCCTGGAGCTGCAGACTCCAAGCCTTTGTCTgaaaaatttgtaaaatttgtacTAAGCTTTAGGAAGTGTCTTGCTCAGAATATTGAATATAAACTATTGCACAGCTTGTTTCAACTTTTGTTTACATAAGAATATTATTTTGCTCACACAAGAATGTCATCTAATACAGAGATCAGTATTCTATATATACGAAGCCTGCACAATCTATTCTTAACAAGGGAAGCTAAAGTTAGGGATATGCTGCCTAACGGTTACAGAGTTGAAAAAGCAAAGTTAACATACATAgacaattttccttttatttcctaGCTGTTACATGCTTGATTATTGGCAGATTTGTGACTGATGGGATCTGCAGCATGATTCAAGGAATCATCCTTAATACGCCCCCGCAAGATGGAGTCACCATCGGTTACTCCAATCTTGGTCCGAAGAAGTTCTGTCCGTTGTCGAGATAGAGGTTTCGTCAAGAGGTCATCCAGTTGATCTTGGGTATTGACGTGATGAACATGAAGAGTACCCATTTGAACAAGATCACGAACAAAATGCAAGTCAATTTGAATGTGCTTCATCCTAGAATGTTGAATCGGATTGAAACTCAAATGTGTGGCACCCAAATTGTCACAGAGGAGCTGTGGAGGAGCTGAGGTGGAATAGCCAAGTTCAGTAAAAAGTGCTAGAAGCCATAGCGTTTCAGAGGCAGCAGAGGCAAGGGCGCGATATTCAGCCTCAGTGGACGACCTTGCCACAGCTCGTTGTTTTTTGGAGCTCCAGGAAATAGGATTGGAACCAAGAAAACATATGTATGCTGAAGTGGACTTTCGATCATCACAATTAcctgcccaatcagcatcagaATATGTAATGAATTTGGGGTTCATGTCTCTACGAATATGAATGCCATGGAAGATTGTATGCTTCAAGTATCGAAGCAATCGTTTTGCAGCTGTCAAATGTGTTGTCGTCGGCTTATGCATAAACTGGGACAACTTGTTAACTGCAAAAGAAATGTCAGGTCGGGTGAGAGATAAGTATTGCAGGGCACCAATAATACGCCTGTATTCAGTGCTATCAACTGAGGATGTGCCATCAAGAAGCTTGAGCACAGTAGTGGTGGATAATGGAGTGATAACTTCTTTTGCGCCATGCATATTCAGCTTTGTTAACAAGTCCCTGATGTATTTATGCTGAGACAAAAACAGACCTGTGGTAGTAGGAATAATCTCCATGCCCAGGAAAAAATGCAACTGACCCATGTCTTTTACAGAGAACCGATTGCTTAGTTGGTCAATGATGGATGAGACAAAGATTGGATCATTTCCTGTAATAACCAAATCATCCACATACACCAAGAAGTAACAAGTAACAGATGTGGTCTTATAAATGAACAAGGAGGAATCAGCTCTGGATTTCATGAAACCAAATTCTAAAATGGCACCTCTGAGAGTAGAATACCAAGCCCGTGGGGCTTGTTTGAGGCCATAAATGGCTTTGTTCAGGCAACAGACATATTGAGGATGGGTATCATCTTTGAAACCCGGAGGTTGAACCATATACACATTGTCATTTAACAAACCATACAAAAAAGCATTATTAACATCAAGTTGTCTCAATTGCCAGCCTTGGGTGACAGCAATGGTCAATACAGACCGAATAGTAGCCGGTTTCACAACCAGACTAAATGTTTCCTTGTAGTCTAACCCAGGATGTTGATTGAATCCTTTGGCAACAAGTCTCGCCTTAAAGCGATCAATCGTCCCATCAGCGTTCCTCTTAACCCAAAACACCCATTTACAACCGATGGGAAGACAATGTTTCGGGGGAGGTACTAAGGTCCATGTGCTGTGTCGCATTAGAGCCGTGAGCTCTGCAGACATGGCTTGGCGCCACCGTGAATCACCTAATGCCTGGCTCACACAACTGGGTTCAATAGCATTAGGGAGGGGATGTTTGGTAACAACATGAAATTGCTTGGGtttgtaaatttgattcaaGGACCTAGTAATCATGGAATGGGTTCGCTGGGGCTGAGGATGAGAAACAACATCAAGCACAGTGGGAGAAAGATGAGCAGGGATAGGAACATCGGTGGTGAGTGGTGAAGGAGAAGCCGGTGTTAATGGCAAAACTGGTGAGGAAGTGATAGTCTCACTATGATGAACAATAGTAGGACTATAACATGGAGAATTAAATGGCAATTGTTCCTCAACAGAAAAAGGAAGAGCAGAGACGGTACCTGAAGGTGATGCAGAAATGGCAGCACGATCCAAGATCACTGGTGAAGGTTACAGTGGAACAGGTACATCGATGAGTGGCACAGTCGCCGAAGAGGATGGAGTAGAGGAGCTGGATGCAGGAGTGAGTGCCTGAAATGGGCTGTGACTTTCATCAAACAGGACATGGCGAGAGAGATAGAGTTTGTTAGTGGATAAGTCTAGACACTTGTAAGCATTCTGAGTTGTAGAATATCCTAGAAACAAACACGCGGTGGCTTTTGGTTGAAGTTTATTTGTATTGTATGGTTTTGTGAGGGGAAAACAGCGacatccaaatttttttaatttgagataattAGGAGGCTGACAAAATAAGATTTCAAATGGGGTTTTGTTGTGGAGCAGAGGAGTTGGTTGTCTATTAATGAGATATGCAGCTGTGGAAAATGCATGAGACCAGTAAGATAGAGGAAGAGATGCATCATGTAGTAGAGTAAGACCAGTTTATACTAAGTGACGGTGGCGACGTTCCGATGCACCATTTTGTTGAGGTGTGTGAGGGGCAGTGGTGTAGTGACTAATGCCAtggatagaaaaatattgtttgagGGCAACAAATTCACCACCATTATCCGAATAAATGCTTTTGATTTTGgtatgaaattgtttttcaacaaGGTGTTTAAATTGAGGAAAAATACAGCTAACACAAGATTTATTGGACATGGGATAGAACcatatatatttggtaaaatGATCAACCAAAATCAAGTAAAAGCGTGAACCATCAAGGCCAACTGTATTGGAGGGTCCCCAAACATCGGTATAAATGAGATCAAGTGGTGCATGACTTACAAGACTAGTTGAACGAAATGGTTGCTTATGAGCTTTATTGATTGAACAAGAGGTACAAAGATAAGATACGTGATCTTTGTGTTTTATTGGAAGTGAAAAAGATTTGATAATTTGGTTAACAAGTTTTTGAGACGGATGTCCTAGACGTTTGTGCCACCCATCAAGTGACGTCCGTTCATGAACATTTGCAACCATTTTTGGAGAGGATACCAGTGAATCCGGGAGTGTGTAAACACCATTTTCACATACACCTTTGAATAGGACCGCCCCCGTGATCTGATCcttgacaagaaaaaagaaagggtgAAATTCAATACAAACATTGTTTCGGAGAGTAAAATGATGAAcagaaataagatttttgtgTATACTTGGAACACAAAGAGTATCAGTGATATGAAAGGTACGAGTGGGTGAATGAAATGCTAATGATCCAGTGTGTGAAACACGCAAACCTGATCCATCACCAATGACAACCTCATCAGTACCATCATATTCGGAATGAACAGATAATTTTGCAAGATCACCGGTGATATTGTGAGAAGCAGCAGAGTCAATAAGCCATTTAGTATCCTTGGCTTGTGATGTGGAGACACAATTAACGGTGGCATTACAGGAGTTGAACTGTGAGCAATGCTTAGCAGTGTGACCAAATTGATCACATATTTGGCATTTTGGTGAATACCTGCGTTGACCATTAAATTGGTTGTGCTTCTTATGGTCACGTGAGTTACCATTACCATTATAACGAGATGGGGCAGGAGAACCATCATATTTAAAGTAACCTCCTTTTGCTGGTTTGTTAAAACTCCTGTAAACATTGCCTCCATTGGAAGAGCCAGAGGTCGAGCGGCGATTGGAGAAATTGGCTGTAGCAATGAGTTGCTGCGTGGTAGCATCAAGACGACGCAGATAACATTCATGACTAACAAGCAAGTCATGAAGTTCTTCAAAAGATAGTGGGCGTTCTCGTGCCCGGATTGGTGCTGCAATTTCTCTGTAATCAGGTCCCAAACCATTTAGAATGTAAAGAGTAAGATCATCCTCTGAAATGGGATGATCAATGAGTGCAATCTCATCAGCAAGGGCCTTGACAGTGTGCATGTATTCTGGAATCGACCGACTGGCTTTCTTGATTAAAGTAAGTTCCTCTTTTAATTGCATGGCACGACTGCGTGATTTGCTGGCATACATGGTGTTTAATTTACACCAAGCGGCTTGGGATGTTGCTGTAGCGGAGATAAATGGAGTGATGGTGGGTGTAGTGGAGGCTAAGATAGCACTTAGAATCAACTTGTCTTGCCTGACCCAATGAGATTTTTGAagagaagaaacagaggaatTATTTTGGAGAGGACATGGTTTATCACCAGTAACATAGTCAATGAGATTGTATTCAATTAAAAGAGCTTCAAACTGTGCACGCCATTGAGGGAAGGTTGAGGGTGTAAGTTTCTCATTGATTTGGGTTGCAATATTCAGGGCAATGAGTGGAGCTTCTGTGGTGGAATGCGGGTTTGTGATGGGTGAAGGAAAATTTTCAGGGTTGGGGATCAAATTCTCGGTGGAgtgatgctctgataccatattgaATATAAACTATTGCACAGCTTGTTTCAACTTTTGTTTACAGAAGAATATTATTTTGCTCACACAAGAATGTCACCTAATACAGAGATCAGTATTCTATATATACGAAGCCTGCACAATCTATTCTTAACAAGGGAAGCTAAAGTTAGGGATATGCTGCCTAACGGTTACAGAGTTGAAAAAGCAAAGTTAACATACATAgacaattttccttttatttcctaGTTGTTACATGCTTGATTATTGGCAGATTTGTGACTGATGGGATCTGCAGCATGATTCAAGGAATCATCCTTAATACAGAATGTCAACATTTTGATTCTTTATTGTATTTCACCTTCTCTTCGCACCTCTTGTAGAAAATACAATTTCAGCTTGAAGTGTTTTGTTTTGCCATGAAACATTGGATTTCTTGCAATtgaaattgcagcttgattgtcTACAAGTATCTATGTGCTTTTTTTTTGCTCCATATGTAGATCAGTCATCAATTTTCTAATCCAGAGAGCTTGATTCACGGCAGCAACAATAGCTACATGTTCTGCTTCTGCTATAGACTGAGCAATGACTTCTTGTTTTTTAGAACTCCATTAAAAAATAGCAGAACTAAAGCTAAATTAATAACCTGAAGTACTCCTCATGTCATCAACACAATTGGCCCAATCACTATCAGAATAACCATGGAGTGTGAAGTTTTTAACTTGACA from the Populus nigra chromosome 1, ddPopNigr1.1, whole genome shotgun sequence genome contains:
- the LOC133706056 gene encoding protein neprosin-like, which produces MMAAHLLRRSWGSTISLLIVILLLSCSSQMTSAEAAPASRKSSSISMSQHKMLDAHQHLKRLNKPPLKTIKSPDGDIIDCVHIAHQPAFDHPLLKNHTIQTRPNFHPEGTKFEESKRVSAQKATSSKPITQLWHLKGRCPEGTIPIRRTKKEDVLRASSVERFGKKKPTKIPHQPRSAQPDLITQTGHQHAIVYVEGDKYYGAKATINVWEPKTQQPNEFSLSQIWILGGTFGQDLNSIEAGWQVSPDLYGDNRTRLFTYWTSDAYQATGCYNLLCTGFIQINNEIAMGASIFPVSGYRGSQYDISLLVWKDPKEGNWWIQFGNDYVLGYWPGFLFSYLTDSATMIEWGGEIVNSESDEQHTTTEMGSGHFPEEGFGKAGYFRNIQIVDGSNSLRDPKGLGTFTEQSSCYDVQNGRSGDWGTYFFYGGPGRNPNCP